The following DNA comes from Nitrososphaerales archaeon.
ATAAGTGCATCACAAAAGACTGCGGAGCTGCTTAAAACTTCACAATAAAAACAAATATTCCTAAAGAATAGCGTAGCTTTAACCAAATTTTTATTTTATATTTTAACTTATAAAAATATTCATGTTACCCAGCTAAAGGTCCCATCCACATATATCTCCTTCTTCCATAAAGTAGCTTCTCTTTTGTACCTTTCTATCGCTTCTTTTAACGCTTGCATAGCCTCCTTCCTGCTACGTGATGCTACAATAACGTAGACAAGGGGCTCGCCTACGTTGAAACTGCCTATAAGATGATAGATCTTCACAAAGCTTACGTTATACTTATCTCTAACTTCCTCACAAATTTTCCTTATAACTACATTTGCATGCTCCTCATAAGACTCTATCTCTAATCTTGATACCCGTTTATCATTCTTTCCTACAGCCTTGGCCACACCGATAAATACCATTACAGCGCCTACATCTTCTGGAAGATTCTCAGAGATCAGCTTCGTCATAATTAATGGTATGTTTACCTCTTCTTTGTTATAAACACCAGATTCCAACATCACTAGATGGTAAATAACATAGAATTAAACTTCGCGCCCTTAAACCGAGCTACCAATAATATAACGATAATGATCTTATTTTCGATAAACCTTTAAAATTTACTGGTTTGTAACAAAGATAGGTTAATGGTCATGAAGATAGCGGTTTTGGGTGGGACTGGTGATCTAGGTAGGGGTTTGGTAACACGTTGGGCTAAATTTCATGAAGTGATCGTAGGCTCGAGGAGCGAAGAAAAAGGAAGATCCTTGGCTGATGAATATAGAGCGATCGCGGAGAAGCACTTTGGTGCTGAGTTAAAGGGCTCTATTCAAGGTACCGAAAATACTAAAGCGGCGAAGGCTTCGGATGTTGTAGTCTTCACAATACCACAAGAATATCTGTTAGAGTTTTTACCTACGGTGAAACCTTTTATCGATCGACAGAAGATCTTAATCTCTCCAGTCGTACCGATGCGAAGGGTCGATAAGTACTTCATATATACTCCATACCTTATTGGCGAACCTCCTCGACCCCTCTCG
Coding sequences within:
- the npdG gene encoding NADPH-dependent F420 reductase — protein: MKIAVLGGTGDLGRGLVTRWAKFHEVIVGSRSEEKGRSLADEYRAIAEKHFGAELKGSIQGTENTKAAKASDVVVFTIPQEYLLEFLPTVKPFIDRQKILISPVVPMRRVDKYFIYTPYLIGEPPRPLSAGEAISSILETDRVVSAFHSIPARKLAQLELTLDYDVPLAGDDKDAVQVVSDLIKQIPNLKPLYAGPLSTSSLLESITPFLLNLSIYNKIKDPSIRVG
- a CDS encoding molybdenum cofactor biosynthesis protein MoaE, whose amino-acid sequence is MTKLISENLPEDVGAVMVFIGVAKAVGKNDKRVSRLEIESYEEHANVVIRKICEEVRDKYNVSFVKIYHLIGSFNVGEPLVYVIVASRSRKEAMQALKEAIERYKREATLWKKEIYVDGTFSWVT